ACATCACGCTCTTCCTGATCACCGAGGGGCGGTGGGCCGCGAAGAACTTCGAGAATGCGCTCGTCCCGACGGACCTCGTGTCGTGGGATTTCGCGACGAACAGCTCGAACTACGCCACGCTGCGCGAGAAGGTGCTCGCCGGCAGCGGCGGCGCCACGTGGCTCACGACGTTCGCCAAGCCGAGGGCGCTGCTCGCGCCGATCCGGGGCGCGGTGCGGGGGAACGTGCCCATCACGCTCGAGACCGACGAGTTCGGTTTCCCCCTGCGCACCGCCGACAACATCGCGGCGGGGTACATCGGGCAAGGCGTGCTCAACGAGGAGACGACCGACGCCGTTTGCGTGGCCGCATTCACGCAGTTCGCGAGCGACACGCGGATGGTGTCGGACCCGTGCCCGGCGGGCAAACCGTCGAACGATCCGTCCTGCGGCGAGGTGGCCGCGGGGGAGATCGACGCGCGGGTCTTCGAATGCGGCGCGGCCGACACGATCACCGAGACGACGATGGACGACGTCGCCACCGCGCTCACGGGCCTGCACCCGGCCGACGTGTGGCTCACGCGGCTCGAGGCGAAGCTGCCGCGCGCGGCGCTGGCGAACGACCTCGAGCTCGAGCCGGCGGAGCATCAGGTCGAGGTCGAGCACGAGATCCGGGCGCGCTCGTCGACGAACGTGGAGTCGATCTGCCCCTCCGGCGTGGTGCTCTTGCCGGGCAGCAAGGGCTCGGATCAGGATCGCGGGACGCGGCTCGTCCTCGTCACGACCCTCGGCGCGGGCCTCCTCGCCTTCGCGCGCAGGCGGCTCCGCGGCGTGCGTTCTCCGCTGCCCGCCTGATCACTCCACCGAATACATACAATAATCCACCGAGCAGCCCTCGGTGACGCAGGCGATCATGTTCCGCCGGTTCTTGCCGTTCACCGACGACACGAGCGCCTGGCAATCCTTCATGGCGAGCCTGCCGCCGCACGCCTTGACGACCTGCGCGCACGCCGATTGCGTCGAGGGCTCGATACACGCCGCGCGCACGGCGGACATCGCGCACTGGTTCGCCGCCTGGAACGAGCAGATCGACTGCTTGCCGCTCTTCGCCAGCAGGCAATCCACCATCTTCTCGGCCACGCGTGGCCTGAGCCCGTGCGCGAGCGTGCTGCACATGTCGCGTGTATCCGTGAAGCTCTCGCATTGTGGCCCCGGCGCGCGCAGGGTATTGCACCCCGTCGGCGCGACGCCGTCGTCGTCACACGTGACGAGATCCTCGAATCCCGTGGGCGTCGTGCCGTCGAGCGACGCGATGACGGCGCTCGGCTCGTCCGCGGACGCGTGGGATTCACCGGACGCCGCTTGGCCCTCCTCGGGCAACGTGACGACCGGCGCCGCGACGACGGGATCTCCGCCCGCGGGCTGCGCGGCGCCGCCGCACGCGCCGGAGGAAAGGGTCGCGGTGAGAAGGAGGAACCGGGAGCGGTCGATCTGCATGGCAACGAGAGAACATCGGAGCCGGGCGCGGCCGTCAAGGGCCAGGTGCGAGCCCGCTCAGAAGACGCCGCGGTCGAAGATCAACACGCGGCGGGGGCGCGGGGCGAAGGGGACGAGGTACGGGTGCGGCTCGCCCTCCGGCGGGCCCTCCGCGTTCCGCGCGGCGTGCTCGCGGAAGACCTCGACGTCCCGCTCGATGCTGTGGCCGAGGCGCGGATCCTTCGCGAGGTAATCGCGGAACAGGCCGAGACGGACGGTCGCGGCGAAGGCCGGATCGACGACGGCGACGTTGCACTCGCCCTCGTATTCGAAGCCGCGGTCGTTCACGTTGCAGCTCCCCACCATGACGAAGACGTCGTCGACGATGAGGAGCTTGCCGTGGTGATCGACCTCCTGCACGCGCCGCTTGCCGCGGCCGTCGCGGCCCGCGCAGCGGAGCGAATAGAGCTCGAAATGGGGGATCACCTCGCGGATCCGCTCGAAGCCGGCGTGGCAGAAGGCGCCGGCGAAGGGGTGGTTCGCCTGCGCCTCGCTCGTGATGACCAGGACCGAGAGGCGCGGGTTTCCACGGGCCGCCTCGGCGATGGCCTCGCTCACGTAGGTGGAGCGGAAGTACTGGTCCTCGATGTAAATGAGGCGGCGGGCGGCGGCGACGGCGCGCAGGTACACGTCGAGGATCCCGCGCTCGGTATGGGGCGCGGGCATGGTGCGCACGACCTGCACGGCCGATCGTCCCGGCGCCTCGGGCAGCACGGCGGGCTCGGGCGGGGGCACGTACGTCGCGCGCTCGGCGTGCGGGGCGCCGCGCTCGAGGAGCCGATTCCACCGCTCGCGGAAGTTCTCCTCGAGGTGCGCCACGCTCGGCCCCTCGATACGCGCCATGAAATCGTGGCGCGGCGGGTGATCCGCGGCGGCGAGCCCGTCCTTGACGCGGGCGCGGAACACGCTCGGGCGCGAGAATCGACAGCGGCAGGGGTCGAAGAGGTGGTGGCTCCGCGTATCCCAGTCGTTCTGGCGCATGTTCATGCCGCCGCAGAACCCGACGCGGCCGTCGACGACCACGGTCTTCTGGTGCATCGAGCCGATCTGCACCTCGCCGAGCAGGCGGTTCGGCAAGGAATGGCGCTCGTCGAAGAGGGGCCGCTCGGTCGGGTTCTCCTCGGAGAGCACCTCGAATCCGTCGCCCTCTTCCATCGCGACGCGCCGCGCCTCGCCCGGGATGGGCAAGAGCGGCGGGTCCCAGAGCAGGAGCTGCACGAGCACGGACGCCTTCGCGCGTGACTCGAGGATACGCTGGATGGTGTGGGCCTCGCGCTCCGCGGGCTCCGCGAGCGGATCGGGGCGCAAGAGCTCGAGCTCGGGCTCGTAGACCCACGTGGTGACGCGGATCGAGCGCTTCGCCTGCATGAGCGCCTCGGCCACCGCGCGCCAGCCGTCCTCGCCGTCGACGAGCATGTCCACGCGATTGCCGAGGGTCGGAGGAGCTCCAATAGGGGAAAACCACACGTAATCGAGGACGACATGGACGACGCTCCGGCCCTCCTCGCAAGAGGCGCGCGTGACGCGGGACCTCGCGCCTTCGAGGCCGCTCATCGCCGCGACGACGTCCCCGCATTTGCCCGGCGTGACGAAGATCGTGGTGCGCAGCGGCCGGAGCTCGAACGGAGAGGCCCCGGGCTCGACGATGAGCTCGTAATCGCCGCGGCGCGGCAAGAGGACGCGGCTCCGCCCCGGCGCGATCTCCTGCCCCACCACGGCCCCGCGTGGGCCGAGCAGACGCACGGATGCACCCTGGACAGGCGTGCTGTGAGGCGTCGTGACCAGCACTTCGAGCTCGGCCCGCTGCCGCGCCATAGGCCCTCCCCTACAGAGCGCCGTAGAGCCAACCGAGCGGACTCGAAAGCGTGCATACGCGAGCAACACCACCGAAAGACTGCGTACGTACGTTCGCAAGAAACGGGATTGCTACCGTCCCGAAAAAAACCGGTAGTATGCGGAGAGCGGAGGAATGACCTACCGATGAAGGCAGGTGAGCGCAGCGCAGAGGCGTCGGCGACGGCGAGGGAGGAGACCCTCGGCACGATCCCGCCAGGCTCGGGCGCCGTCGCGACGGCCGCGACGTGGCTCGACGAGCTGCTCGAGAGTGAACACCTGCACGTGGCTTTCCAGCCGATCGTCGATCTCGGCACGGGTGAGGTCATGGGCCGCGAGGTGCTCGGGCGCCTCGGGCCGGGCGCGTCCGAGGCGCACGCGCGCGGGGTCTCGGGGCCGCAGGCGCTCCTGGAGATGGCGCACTCGCACGGCAAGCTCGTGGCCGTCGATCGGCGCTTCCGCGAGATCGGGATCGAGACACTCGCGCGCGTGGGATCCGAAGGGGTGTTTTTCCTGAACGTCGATCCCCGGGTGATCGACGACCCGGCGTTCTCCGCGGGTTTTACGCGCAGGTTGCTCGAGGAGCACGGGGTCGCGCCGACGCGGATCGTCCTCGAGCTGACGGAGTCGGGGGCGGTGCTCGACAGCGACAGGCTGGAGCGGATCGTCCGGCACTACGCGAGCCAGGGGTTCCGCATCGCGCTCGACGACGTGGGCGCGGGGTACGCGTCGTTGACGGCGCTCGTGCGGGTGCGGCCGCATTTCTTGAAGCTCGACAAGGCCATCGTGCGGCACCTCTCGGGGGATCCGCTGCGCGCGCACCTCGTGCGATCGCTGGCGGATTTCGGGCGGCGCGCGGGGATCCAGGTGATCGCGGAGGGCATCGAGGACGAACACGATCTCTGCGCGTTGCTCGCGTGTGGCGTGGAGCTCGGTCAGGGCTACCTGCTCGCGCGGCCGGCGCCGGAGCTCGCGCCCTTGCCGACGAACGTGCGGGATCTCGTGCGCCGCGCGGCGAGGCAGGCGGAGGGGGACGGTCGGTCGAACCCGCCGCCGCGTACGATCGGCGCCCTGCGGGGCTCGCATGCGTCCGTGTTGCCCTTGACGAGCGCGGGGGAGGTGGCGTCGGTGCTGCGACGGTCGCCGGTGCACGCCGCGTTGCCCGTGGTGGACAGCGACGGTCACGTGCTCGGGCTCGCCACGCGCGAGCGGCTGCTCGACGAGCTCGCGCACACGCGCCGCGGAGGCTCGCCGATCGTGGCGCTCATGGATCCACACCCGCTGCGCGTGGACGAGGCGACGAGCCTGCCGGTGGCGCTGCGGCTGGCGACGTCGCGGGACGAACATCGCGTGTACGATCCGGTGATCGTGGAGCACCACGGGCGGTACCTCGGGACGGTGACGGTGCAGGTGCTGATGCAGGCGATCGCGGACGGGGAGTTCTAGCCGCACCGGCTGCAAGGCCCGTCGTGGTGCACCGGGACCCGCGTGCACGCGGTGCAAAGGGGTCTTGGAGTGTCACGAGACCCCTTTGCACGCGATGCAGACGGGTCTTGGAGTGTCACGAGACCCCTTTGCACGCGGTGCAGACGGGTCTTGGAGTGTCATGAGACCCCTTTGCACGCGGTGCAGACGGGTCTTGGAGTGTCATGAGACCCCTTTGCACGCGGTGCAGACGGGTCTTGGAGCGCGCCGGACGCACATTTTCCCGTCAGAGCGTGCTCTCGGGCCCGTAACAGGCCCCCACGAAGCCACAATGCAGCTTGCGGCAACGATCCAGCGGGACGGCGTCGAACCGGTCGGCCCAGCGGGCCTCGGCGAAGCGCTCGCCGAGGGTCTTTAGCTCGCCCGCGAAGCGGTCGTGCTCCGCGTTCGTGATGGTCCCGTCCTCGCCTTCGGCCGCGAGCCAGACGGGCTCGGGGTTCGCGCCCGCGAGGAAAACGACGCCGGCGCGGATGCGCCGCTCGGGCTCGCGGCGGTGCATGCTGAGCGCGTAGGCGTGGAGCTGGAAGGCGTAGACGGAGAGGTCGGAGCGCGGGCGGGAGAGCTTGTAGTCGATGACGTCGACCGTGCCGTCGGGCCGGAAGACGACGAAGTCGACGGCGCCACGCAGGCCGAGGGCGCGCGGGGAGCCGTCGGGCGCGGCGGAGAGGTCGACCGTCAGGACGAACGGCTCTTCGCGGAGCATACGCAGGCCCTGATCGCGGATCGATCGGGTGAAGGGGCCGTCGAGGAAACACGCGATGCCCTCGGCGATACGCGCCGCCTCGGGCACCTCGGGGCGCAGGCCGGCGAGCGCGAGACGGCGGCGGACGTCGGCGACGTCGACGGGGCGGCCGAAGGCCTCACGCGGCCAGCGCTCGAGCACGCCGTGCGCCGCGAGGCCACGGATGCGCGGGTCGAGGTCGGCTTCCGTGTCGATCTCCACGGCCTCCGTTGCGGGGTCGCCGGGCAGCTCGACGTAACCCGTGCTGATCGGCTCGTCGAAGCCCATGAGCTGGCGCAGGCGGAAGCGGCGCGCGCAGCCCTGGAAGAGCGAGAGCGGGGTCGTGGCGATCGAGATCGTGCGGGTCGGCGGGCGCTCGGGCCAAGGCGGCGCAGGGCCGGTCGGCGAGAGGGCGCCGCTGCGCGCCTCGCGTGGCTGCGCGTGCGGATCGGCGAGCAACACGGAGGCCTGCTCGCGGCGGGTGATCGCGTCCTTGATCGCGGGCTTCGTGAGGCCGTCTTTCAGGGCCTCGAACGCCGATCCTCCCTTCGCGCGCTTGCGGCTGCCTTCGGGAGGATCCGGCACGCCGATCATGACGAGCGCGCGCTTCGGCCGGGTGATCGCGACGTAGGTGAGGCGCTGTCGCTCGGCGAGCTCACGCGCGCGGGCGAGCTCGTCCGCCTTGGCTTGTGCTTCGGTGCGCAGCGCGTCGAGCACGGGCCGCTCGCCTCGCTCGAGCCGCGCGAGCATGGTGTCGGAGAGCGGATCCGGTCGTGAGGCGTGGTGGCGCAGGATCAACGTGGGCCGCGGGCCGCCGAGGGAGGCGATCTGCAGGCCGGAGGGCCGCGGGGAGACGCCGGCGTCGAGGTCGAGGACGATCACCACGGGGAAGTCGAGGCCCTTGCTCGCGTGGATCGTCATGAGGCGGACGGCGTCTTCTTCCTCGGCGAAGGTGGCCTCGTCGCGCTCGTCGGAGTCGTCACGCATGCGGCGATCGAGCCAGCGCACGAAGCCCGGGAGCGAGCCGCCGCGGCGACGCGCCACGCCGAGCAGGCGATCGACGTGGCCGATGCGCATCTCGGGCCGAGGCATGGCGGCGAAGACGCGGTCGAGGTCGAAGGCCGCGACGGCCGCGCGGATCGCCTCGCCGGGGTGCAGGCGCAAGGCCGCGCGGCGGAGCTCGACGAAGCGGCGGACGAAGTCCTCGAGGCGCGTGCGATCCGCGGGGCCGAGTTTTTCCCACGCGGGCAAGGCGGGCAGCAGGCGGAGCGCGTCCGAGCGTTCGAGGGGGAGAGACAGACCTGTTTTCGGCGCGCCGAGCCACGCGAGCGCGGCGTCGGACAGACCCACGGCGGGCCCACGCAGGACGGTGGCGAGCGCGAGGCGGTCGCGGCGATCGACGAGCAGCCGGAGCACGGCGGCGACGTCGCGGACCTCGGAGGTGTCGAAGAGCGCGCGGCCCGCGACGACGTGCGGGATGTCGATACGCGCGAGGGCGAGCTCGAGGAGCGGGAGCGTCTTCCGACGTCGCGCGAGGATGGCGATGTCGCGGAACGAGCCCTCGCCGCTGCGCACGTAACGAGCGGTGAAGGCCGCAGCGACGAAGGCCTCGCGCATGGATCGGGTGGCGCCGCGGACGACGGGCTCGGCGTCGGCCGGAGAAGCGCCGTCGTCGTCGACGAGCACGACCTCCCCCGCGCCCTGGGCTTCGGCGACGGGCATGAGGTGATCGGCGGGGCCGTAGACGACCTCGAAGTCACGTGGATGTGTATCTCCGGGGGCGTGAAAATCGTGGGCGGAGAAGGCGTTGACGAAGTCGAGGATCTTGCCGCCGCTGCGGCGGCTCTCGCGGAGGGCGACGAGGTCGGCGCGGGCGTCGCTCGCGCAGATCTCGGGGGCGAGGGCGAGGGCCTCGCGGGCGAGGGGGCCGCAGAGCTCACCCGTGATACGCGAGAAGACGGCGACGTCGGCGCCGCGGAAGCCGTAGATGGATTGCTTGCGATCGCCGACGAGGAAGAGGCCGTGCCCGATGAGGCCCTCGGCGTCCGGGGTGCGTCCGATCGGGCGTCCGCTGTCCTCGCGCTCGCGCAAGAGGTAGACGATGTCGCGCTGGGCGCGGCTCGTGTCCTGGAACTCGTCGACGAGGAGCGCGTCGATGGAGGCGCGGACCTGCGCGGCGATCTCGGGGCGATCACGCAGGCCGTCGCGGGCCATGCGGAGCATGTCGCCGAAGCTGAGCAAGCCTTCCTTGCGGCGGAGGGCGCCGAGGCGCGCGCGCGCATCCTCGAGCAACGCGACGATGCCACGCTCGCGCGCGGAGAGCGCGGGGGCCTCGCGCAGGATGGCGAGCAGGCCGGCGCCACGTTCGGCGCTGTTGTCGCCGGGCAGCTCCTCGCGGAAGGCGGCGAACTCCTTGTCGGCGTCGCTCGTCTTGCCACGCATGGCGACGGCGAAGAGCTCGCGGAGCGGCTCCTCGGCGGCGGCGGGGAAGAGCTCGCCGGGGCCGCCCTGCGCGAGGGCACGCGCGAGGTCCTGGGCCGCGTCCTTCGTGCGTGACCCGCCCGCGACGCAGGTGGCGACGACGGCGTCGAGCGAGGCGCGCAAGGAGCGCGCGCCGCGCTCGTGTTCGGCGAGCAGGAGCTCCGAGGGCAAGAGGCCCTCCTCGTCGAGGCGGTCGCAGAGGCTCGCGATCTGCTTGCGCGCGCCCCACACGCCGTTCGCGGCGGCGATGAGCGAACGCGCCGCCTCGGCCTGCGCGCCGCCGGCCGAGAGCGCGGCCGAGAGCGCCTCGTCGACCGCGAGATCCGCGAGGGCCTGCGCCTCGTCCTCCTCGACGACGCGCGCCTGCGGATCCACGCCGAGCGCGAGCGCGTGTGTCCGGACGATCTGCTGCGCGAGGCCGTGCAGCGTGTCGATGCGGGCGCCCGCAGCGCGACCGAGCGCATCCGCGGCGCGACGCTTGATCTCGGGGATGCTCGGCGGATCGGCGATGACGGCCCGGCGCGCCGCGATGATGGCCGCGAGCTTGGGCTCCGGCCCCTCCTGGTCCCAGGCGGCAATTTCTGCGAGCGCCGCCTGCACACGCGCCGCGATCTCCTGCGCCGCGGCGCGCGAGAAGGTGGTCGCGACGATCCGCTCGGGTGGGATCGGCTCGGCAGGTCTGTCGCCATCCGTTCGCCCCATCGAGGTGAGGCCAAGCGTGAGCAGGACGTAGAGCGCCGTGAGCCGGTACGTCTTTCCGGTGCCCGCGCTCGCGGCCACGACGATGTTGCGGCGGAAGGCGTAGAGGAGGGCGTCTTCGGGCGGCAGCGTCATCCTCCGCCCTCCTCGTCCGCCTCGCCGGGCACGACGGCCGGCCTGCGGCACACGTCCCGCGCGTCACAGCGATCGCAGAGATCCCCCTTCACGGGCCGCGGCTCGATGTGCCCGTCCCAGAGCGAGAGCACCACCCTGCGCGCCGTTCGTTCGGCGTCGAGGCGCTTGTCCGCGATGGCGCGCCGGTCCGGCTCCTTCGCGGGCTTCGCGCTGATCTCGCCCCGCTTGTCCGCGCCGATGTAGAGCGCCTGCACCTCCTCGGCCCCCGTCGCGCGCGCCACGGCCGCGGCGTAAAGCGGGAGCTGCAGGTGCAGCGTCCCTTGCTCGCTCTTGCTCGGGATCTGCCCCGTCTTGTAGTCGACGACGCGCGCGGCGCTTTTGCCGCCGTCCCCTCGATCCACACGGTCGATCTTGCCCTCGACGAAGACCGACGCCGAAGGCGCCGGCGCGCCCTCGCCTTCCCCCGGCATCGGCGCGATCGGCAGCGCGTCCCACGGCGCGGCCACCGACGGGCCGAACGGTTGTTCGGCGAGCGCAAACGAGAACCCTTGCTCGTCGAGGCCGTGCGCGACGAACCCGAGCGCGACGTCGACGGCCCCGATCAGGAGCTCCCGCCGCAGCGGCGCCGCCTCCTTGTCCGCGCCGACCGCGCGCATCGCCGCCTCGCGCGCCGCTTCGAGCGCCTTGCGCCGGTTCGCCCGCCCGCCCGCCTCCCACGCGGCCTGGAACGCCGCCGCCGTCGCCGCGTGCACCTGCGTGCCACGCTCGCGTGGATCGGCCGCCTCGAGCGCGTCCTCCTGCCGACGCGTGCGCCACACGCGCCGGGCAAACCCCGCGAACGCGCAACCCGCGGCCTTCTCGATGTGCGTCACCGCGATCGGCCGCGCGGGCATGTCCCCGCCGACACACGCGCGCAGGTGCGCGGCGAGCTCGGGATCGGTGAGCTCGATCCGCCCCGTGAAGGGCCCGGCGTCCGCGCGCGGATCCAGGAAGTACGCGAGGCGCGCCCGCTCGATCGAGACCCGATCCGCGATGAGCGGCGCCGGCGCCGAGCCCGCCGAGAGCAAGACGAGCTCCGCCCCGCGTGGATCGATCCGCGAGGCGGCCCGCGACACACGCGACGAGGGCTCGACACGCTCGGGTGTCTTCGCCCGCAAGGCGCGCGTCACGATCGCATGGGGCGCCGCCTCGTCGTCGGTCGTGCTGTACGAGACCACGACGCGACGCGCCCCGCCCATGGCCCAGGCGAGCTCGGCGCGCCGGATGCGATCACGCTCGCGCGCCGTGGGGGGACGCGCCGAGGCCGGCAGCGTCGACCAGAGCCGCTCGTCGATGAGCCCGCCGTCCGCCTCCGGCCCATACCCGCCCGGGCCGAGGCCCGTGACGATCAAGACCTCGTACCGGATCCCACACAGCTCGTTCGGGCGGGCGATCCGGACGGCGCTGGCGCGGCTGCCGCCGCCGTCGGAGCGGCCCTGTGACGCGGCGCGACGCACCTCGGCATACAGCTCCTCGACGCGGGCCGGCGCGTCCGCGAGGCCGAGCATGGCCGCCGCCTCGACGACGGCGCGTGTCGCGTCACGAATGGCGCGCACCGCCGCTTGCCCCTCGCCAATGGCGCGTAACGCGAGGGACCGGCCGCGCAGGGCCTCGACGCGTAACGCCGCGCCGAGCTCGCCCATCGAGGGCCGGCCGAGATCGAGCTTGTCGCAGAGCGCGCCGAACCTCGCCGCGATATCGGCGCGGGTCTGTCCTGCGGCGAGCAACGCGATACTCTCCAGCATTCGCGTGAGGGCCGCGGGCATCCAGGCCTCGTCCGTGTCGCCGGACGCTTCAATGACGGCGCGGAGATTGTCGACGAGCAGCGTGCCCGTCCGATCGACCTCGACGGGGACGTCGCGCAGCCTGTGGGCGAGTAATGCGGCCTTGGCCTCGGCGTCGCGCTCGTGGCGCTCGGAGACCCAGATGCCGGCGTGCAGGCCGGGGGCGCGGAGGATATCGATGACACGCTCGCGGGTGATGGGCCCGGACGCGAGCGCGAAGAGGCCAAGCGCGGCGCGGCCCTCGGGCGAAGCGTCGGGCGAGGGGCCGCGCGGCTCGTGAAAAGGAATCCGGGCGTCGGAGAGGGCGGCGCGTAGCGGATCGAGCGTGCCGTCGTCGAGCGCGGGGACGAGGATCGTAATGGATTCGGGCGGGACGCCGCTGCCGAGCGCGGTCAGGACCTCGGCCGCGACGGCCCGCGCCTCGCCCTCGGGGCCCGCGGCGCGCAAGACGAGGGCGGCGGCGCCGTCGCCGAGCGGGCTCCAATCGATCGAGGGGCCAAACGCGAGCTCGGACCAGCGTTTTTCGAGGACGGTGGCGACAGAGCCGACGGCCTCCTCGTCGAGGTCCGTCGGGTCGAACAGGGATTCCCCCGAGAAGAGCGGCATCTCGACGACGAGCCCACGCCCGCCGGCCTCGCGCGAGCGGGCATGCAAGGCCTCGAGCCAGGAGAGGTCGTCGGCCTCGAAGGAGAGCATGCCGGAGAGGGTGACGTCGTAGGCCGACATTTCCTGGAGGAGGGCGTCACAAGGGCCGCGGCGCAGGGCGCGGGAGAGGACGAACCCGGCACATCGCGGATCGACGAGGCTCTTTTGCGCGAGGATCTCGTCGGCGCGGCGCATGACCTCGGCGAGCAGGGCGGCCTGCGGGCCTTCGGCCTGGAAGAGGTGGTCCGGCCGAACACCGGCGCGGCGGAGGCGGCCGAGGGCGGCGTCGACGACGTCGGCGAACGCGACCCGCTCGGCGGGCGCGTCGGGCAGATCGACGCCGGCGATGGGGCCGGCTTCGAGGGCGACGCGGGAGACGAGGCGCGTCACGGCGTTCGAGGCGAGGCTACAATCCGGCTCGACCATGGCGAGCGCGCCTTGCACGAAGGCACGCAAGGTCCTCGCGCCACGCGCGGCTTGGCCCGGCGCGGCAAGGGCAATCTCGACGTGGCGATCGGTCGGCGCGAGAAACAGGGGGCGCCTTTTTGGCAGGGGGGGGATCGGGCGGCAAGAGGTTTCCCACGGGGGCGTCGGGCGGGTGAAACGGGGGACGAGGGCGGAGGGTTTGCCAGGGTCGGGGGTGGGGAGCGTCTGGTTTCCCGGCGCACCTCCGGGCGTCGTCGGCGGTGACGCGGCTGTTGGCAGGTGCACGGCGACTCGACTACAAGGGTCTGCATGCAGGACGCTCCGATCGATCTGCGGAGGCTTCAGCACTTCATCAAGCAGTGCGACCCGAATCAGCCGCTGGAGCCCGGGGATCCGCGGTACGTGGATTTCGACGCGGGCCAGCCGGTGCGCGGGTCGAGCGGCGCGAGGTGCATCGACCAGATCGAGCGGACCATCGTGTTCAACGAGCCCACGTCGCCGGTATGCCTGCTCTTCACGGGCTTCCCGGGCTCCGGCAAGACCACGGAGCTGCGCCGGCTGCAGAGGCGCCTGGAGGAGAACAAGCTCACGCCGTTCCACGTCGTGATGGTCGACTTTCAGGACTATCGCACGGAGCCGACGCCGCTCTCGATCCTGGAGACGTTGCGTGTCCTCGCCTTCGAGCTCGATCGCGCGGCGACACGCGCGGAGGGCCGCGACCCCGACGCGGAGCCGGGGTATCTGAAGCGGTTTTACGATTTCCTGAAGACGACGCAGATCGATTTGAAGGGGCTCGGCTTCGCGCAGCTCGGGGCGACGCTGATGTTCGAGGCGAAGGGGAATCACTCGTTTCGCAAGCAGCTCGAGGACGCCCTGGCGTCACGATTCCAGGTCTTCGTGCAGGACGCGCAGGAGGCGATGGCGGAGGCCGTGGTCCGGCTGCGCCGCGCGACCCACGCGCAGCAGATCGTGGTCCTCGTCGACGGGCTGGAGAAGGTGACGCCGCTGCGGGAGGAGGACCGGGAGATGCTGGAGGCGAGCGCCGAGACGGTCTTCGTCGAGCACGCGGCGCGGCTGCGATTGCCTTGCCACGTGGTCTACACGTTCCCGCTCTGGCTCCGCTTCCGGCACACCCAGCTCGACAGCTTTTATCATCGCCCCGCGCAGATCTTGCCGATGGTCAAGGTCGCGGATCCGGACGGCGTCACGTATGCGCCGGGTTATACGAAGCTGACGGACCTCGTGGGCAAGCGGCTCGATGTGGACGTGGTCTTCGGCCAGGATCGTCGAGAGACGCTCGACCGTCTGATCGCCGCGTCCGGCGGCTTCACGCGGGATCTCTTGCGGATGGTGCGCGAGGTGCTCTGGAGCGCGAACACGTTCCCGGTCGACGCGGAGACGATCCGGCAGATCATCGCCCGGACGGCCGAGGGGTATGTGATGGCGATCCGGGACAGCCACGCCGACCTGCTCGCCGAGATCGCCCAGACCCACAAATTGCCGCGGGGCGACGACGGGCGCGTCGCCCTCTTCGGGCGCCTGCTCCAGCTTTATCTCGTGCTCGCCTACCGCAATGGCGAGCCCTGGTTCGACGTGCACCCGCTCGTGCGCGGCGCGCCGATCATGCAGGAGCGGCTCGCGGGGAAGAAGGCTTGAGCCACGAGCCTCCCGCTGCGCTGCCCTCGTGGGCGGAGCCGTACCTCGACGAATTCGCGGGGATCCTGCGCGTCGTCGAGCTCTCGGGGGGTTTCGTGCTCCTGCCGGTGGAGGTGCCGGGGCCGGACCTCGCGCGCGCGCTCGCGGAGTGGCTCGAATCGAAGGGGCATGTGGCGCTC
The nucleotide sequence above comes from Polyangium spumosum. Encoded proteins:
- a CDS encoding PD-(D/E)XK nuclease family protein; amino-acid sequence: MRAFVQGALAMVEPDCSLASNAVTRLVSRVALEAGPIAGVDLPDAPAERVAFADVVDAALGRLRRAGVRPDHLFQAEGPQAALLAEVMRRADEILAQKSLVDPRCAGFVLSRALRRGPCDALLQEMSAYDVTLSGMLSFEADDLSWLEALHARSREAGGRGLVVEMPLFSGESLFDPTDLDEEAVGSVATVLEKRWSELAFGPSIDWSPLGDGAAALVLRAAGPEGEARAVAAEVLTALGSGVPPESITILVPALDDGTLDPLRAALSDARIPFHEPRGPSPDASPEGRAALGLFALASGPITRERVIDILRAPGLHAGIWVSERHERDAEAKAALLAHRLRDVPVEVDRTGTLLVDNLRAVIEASGDTDEAWMPAALTRMLESIALLAAGQTRADIAARFGALCDKLDLGRPSMGELGAALRVEALRGRSLALRAIGEGQAAVRAIRDATRAVVEAAAMLGLADAPARVEELYAEVRRAASQGRSDGGGSRASAVRIARPNELCGIRYEVLIVTGLGPGGYGPEADGGLIDERLWSTLPASARPPTARERDRIRRAELAWAMGGARRVVVSYSTTDDEAAPHAIVTRALRAKTPERVEPSSRVSRAASRIDPRGAELVLLSAGSAPAPLIADRVSIERARLAYFLDPRADAGPFTGRIELTDPELAAHLRACVGGDMPARPIAVTHIEKAAGCAFAGFARRVWRTRRQEDALEAADPRERGTQVHAATAAAFQAAWEAGGRANRRKALEAAREAAMRAVGADKEAAPLRRELLIGAVDVALGFVAHGLDEQGFSFALAEQPFGPSVAAPWDALPIAPMPGEGEGAPAPSASVFVEGKIDRVDRGDGGKSAARVVDYKTGQIPSKSEQGTLHLQLPLYAAAVARATGAEEVQALYIGADKRGEISAKPAKEPDRRAIADKRLDAERTARRVVLSLWDGHIEPRPVKGDLCDRCDARDVCRRPAVVPGEADEEGGG
- a CDS encoding UvrD-helicase domain-containing protein, whose protein sequence is MTLPPEDALLYAFRRNIVVAASAGTGKTYRLTALYVLLTLGLTSMGRTDGDRPAEPIPPERIVATTFSRAAAQEIAARVQAALAEIAAWDQEGPEPKLAAIIAARRAVIADPPSIPEIKRRAADALGRAAGARIDTLHGLAQQIVRTHALALGVDPQARVVEEDEAQALADLAVDEALSAALSAGGAQAEAARSLIAAANGVWGARKQIASLCDRLDEEGLLPSELLLAEHERGARSLRASLDAVVATCVAGGSRTKDAAQDLARALAQGGPGELFPAAAEEPLRELFAVAMRGKTSDADKEFAAFREELPGDNSAERGAGLLAILREAPALSARERGIVALLEDARARLGALRRKEGLLSFGDMLRMARDGLRDRPEIAAQVRASIDALLVDEFQDTSRAQRDIVYLLREREDSGRPIGRTPDAEGLIGHGLFLVGDRKQSIYGFRGADVAVFSRITGELCGPLAREALALAPEICASDARADLVALRESRRSGGKILDFVNAFSAHDFHAPGDTHPRDFEVVYGPADHLMPVAEAQGAGEVVLVDDDGASPADAEPVVRGATRSMREAFVAAAFTARYVRSGEGSFRDIAILARRRKTLPLLELALARIDIPHVVAGRALFDTSEVRDVAAVLRLLVDRRDRLALATVLRGPAVGLSDAALAWLGAPKTGLSLPLERSDALRLLPALPAWEKLGPADRTRLEDFVRRFVELRRAALRLHPGEAIRAAVAAFDLDRVFAAMPRPEMRIGHVDRLLGVARRRGGSLPGFVRWLDRRMRDDSDERDEATFAEEEDAVRLMTIHASKGLDFPVVIVLDLDAGVSPRPSGLQIASLGGPRPTLILRHHASRPDPLSDTMLARLERGERPVLDALRTEAQAKADELARARELAERQRLTYVAITRPKRALVMIGVPDPPEGSRKRAKGGSAFEALKDGLTKPAIKDAITRREQASVLLADPHAQPREARSGALSPTGPAPPWPERPPTRTISIATTPLSLFQGCARRFRLRQLMGFDEPISTGYVELPGDPATEAVEIDTEADLDPRIRGLAAHGVLERWPREAFGRPVDVADVRRRLALAGLRPEVPEAARIAEGIACFLDGPFTRSIRDQGLRMLREEPFVLTVDLSAAPDGSPRALGLRGAVDFVVFRPDGTVDVIDYKLSRPRSDLSVYAFQLHAYALSMHRREPERRIRAGVVFLAGANPEPVWLAAEGEDGTITNAEHDRFAGELKTLGERFAEARWADRFDAVPLDRCRKLHCGFVGACYGPESTL